The nucleotide window atatttttattggcagtaataaatgacaatttaacttttaataatGTTTGTAGCTCATAATTCAGTTCTGTAAAttaatatgatgtgatttttgttgttgttgttttcatcctaattttaaaaacatacttatCTTATTAACAAATGGAATTGTGATGGaaacaaacaacttttaaaacttcTCACAATTCTGTCAGCGGCGAGTCGTCCACCCATTTCCATTTCCTTCCTGTTTCTACCCATAGACCAATCCAGGAGTCTCCATCCTTGTTCAGCTCAACGACAAATTTCTAGGATTTGACAAGAGACAAAATCATTTCTCTGTTCATAATTCTTAATTCAAAACTGGTTTTAAATACAGCAttgtaagttacagtgaatcACAACGAGGAAAACTGAGTGGCAAGATGACAGGTGGATGTTTCCTTTTCTGTGTGGGGGATTAgcctgcgttattgctctgctgctgtggtagtttccccttcagaccgtctgacagacacagaagcacgtttgggactgtatgttaggatgagacaaggaggtggaaactAAAACTACCTGAAAACACtttcaggcagaaatctcaccacaaatgtgaacttcAGCACCTCCGATAAAGCTCACAGACCCAAACAGAGCCAGTTTGCTCCTCAGTTTTTAGAAGTTTACTTAGCAAAACTCTGtgctctttctctgttttctttcaaatttaTAACCTTAGtctcagagaatattcaaggtTTTTTTGTCTTCGCTCcgtaatgttttttatttccaccTACAATGGCCCTAATGCATCGTCATAGGAAGCCGACTGGCTGCAGGTCAGAAACAGAAGTAACAGATCACTGGCAGCTACATCTAAGATCACACACTCagtaacaaacacactcacctgTTCCTCTTTGTTGTTTATGATCACCAGATCTGCTCCTTTCTCTTGACAGTCACTTCTACTGTTATACCAAGTTTTCTCCTCATTGGATTTAAAGTAACAGCTGCATCCAAATCTCTTCCATCCTTCAGGACACCACTTCCCTTCATGTCAAATGAGTGTTAAAAGATGGATTTCATGTCATTTAAATTGATTAAACCATGTTTCACTTTCTTCTTAAATATCTTTCTTGCCTGCCACTTGTTGTTTGCTCTATAAAAGTAATGGCAAAGTCAAGTTATATCAAGTGAATTAGTTTGATGCTGGTGTTCATTGTTCATCACCTTCAATTTTATCCTTCAGCTGCTTTACTTCATTCTGTAACTGACTGTTGTTGACTGTCATTTCTTGAGGAAAAACAATAAGAGATAAAAGAGTCtttagaatattttaaaatatttattcttaATAAGCAGTCTGAAGTTAGATGCTGTGTATTTTGGTatttgcttattttgttttgaaacccCGCGACCtgatcccggataagcggatgaaggtGGATGGACGGTTTTGAAAGTTTTCTTACCTGAAATTTGTCCCTGCAGCTCGCTGTAGTTGTTGTTCAGTTTGTCGTATCTGGTCTGCAGCTGGTCTTTGTCCGAAGTGACTGAAATATCTGGTGAGAAGCACAACAACATAAGaaacacaccaacaacaccaaatcATTTGCCTCAAACTAAAGACAGAATTGCATTACTTTCTCTGCATATTTTAATGTTCTATGATAAAACACCTTTCGTGTTATCAGAC belongs to Micropterus dolomieu isolate WLL.071019.BEF.003 ecotype Adirondacks unplaced genomic scaffold, ASM2129224v1 contig_13469, whole genome shotgun sequence and includes:
- the LOC123966456 gene encoding CD209 antigen-like protein E isoform X1: MNPLSVCFATLGPHTENHPPAVQSRPFRAAAFCLGVLCFLTITGIILLYIRYISVTSDKDQLQTRYDKLNNNYSELQGQISEMTVNNSQLQNEVKQLKDKIEGKWCPEGWKRFGCSCYFKSNEEKTWYNSRSDCQEKGADLVIINNKEEQKFVVELNKDGDSWIGLWVETGRKWKWVDDSPLTELFWATGHPHSNYYYAAACCNKQGKWTESGYNDQKKNWICEK
- the LOC123966456 gene encoding CD209 antigen-like protein 2 isoform X2, with the protein product MNPLSVCFATLGPHTENHPPAVQSRPFRAAAFCLGVLCFLTITGIILLYIRYISVTSDKDQLQTRYDKLNNNYSELQGQISGKWCPEGWKRFGCSCYFKSNEEKTWYNSRSDCQEKGADLVIINNKEEQKFVVELNKDGDSWIGLWVETGRKWKWVDDSPLTELFWATGHPHSNYYYAAACCNKQGKWTESGYNDQKKNWICEK